The window GAGTAAGCAGTCCTTCACACCCTTCGACAGGCTCAGGGGCCGAGCTCAGGGATCGAAACCAGCAATGCAACCAGCAATGCAACCAGCAATGCAACCAGTAACCAGTAACAAGTAACCAGTAACCAGCAATGCAACCAGCAACCAGCAACAATCTACATATTTTTTACCCCTCTATTTCAATTAAAAATCCTATTTTTGCCAAAATTTTTATATAACACACTAACTGATAGTTTAAGTTATGGCATCAACACAAGAATTAGAAAATTTTTGTACTCAGGTAAGAAGAGACATTTTGCGCATGGTACATGCAGTAAATTCGGGACACCCGGGAGGTTCATTAGGTTGTACTGAGTTTGTATCGGTACTTTACCAGGAAGTAATGGATCATGATAGTGATTTCTCTATGGACGGCAACGGAGAGGATTTATTCTTCCTTTCGAACGGACATACTTCACCTCTATTTTATTCGGTACTTGCGAGATCGGGATATTTTCCTGTAAGCGAACTTTCTACATTTAGAAAATTAGGTTCAAGACTTCAGGGACATCCTACCACTCACGAAGGTTTACCGGGAATTAGAATGGCTTCAGGTTCATTGGGGCAAGGACTATCTAACGGAATCGGAGCTGCTATGGCTAAAAAGTTAAACGGTGACGATAAACTTGTTTACACTCTTCACGGTGATGGTGAAATTCAGGAAGGTCAGATTTGGGAAGCTGCAATGTTCGCTGCTCACAACAAAGTTGACAACCTGATTATGACTATTGATGCCAATGGTAAACAAATTGACGGTGAAACTGATGATGTTCTTTCTTTGGGATCAATCGAAGCTAAGTTTGAAGCTTTCGGATGGGATGTAATGGAACTTGCAGAAGGTAATAATCCTGCTAAAGTAGTTGAAGCTCTTGCTGAAGCTAAGTTGAGAACCGGAAAAGGAAAGCCTGTTTGTATAGTTATGAAAACTGAAATGGGTAATGGTGTTGATTTCATGATGGGTACTCACCACTGGCACGGACAAGCGCCAAACGATGAGCAACTTGCCTCTGCATTAGCTCAAAACCCTGAAACTTTAGGCGATTATTAATCTATCAACCAAAAAACTTAGACTAAAATGACAAAATATATAGATTCAGGTAAGAAAGATACCCGCTCAGGATTTGGTGACGGTTTTACCGAATTAGGAAAAGAAAACGAAAACGTAGTTGGACTTGTAGCAGATTTAACACCTTCATTAAAAATGGGTGAATTTGCAAAAAACCATCCGGAAAGATTTTTTCAGGCAGGTATTGCCGAGGCAAATATGATTGGTATGGCAGCAGGCCTTACTATCGGAGGTAAAATTCCATTTGCAGCTACTTTTGCTAATTTTGCAACAGGAAGGGTTTACGATCAGATTCGTCAGGCTGTAGCATACTCAGGAAAGAATGTAAAGATCGCTGCATCTCACGCAGGTATTACTCTTGGAGAAGATGGTGCTACACACCAGATTTTGGAAGACATCGGTTTGATGAAAATGTTACCGGGAATGGTAGTTATTAATCCATGTGATTACAACCAGACAAAGGCCGCTACAAAAGCTGCTGCTGAGTATGAAGGACCGGTTTATTTACGTTTCGGTCGTCCAAAAGTAGCTAACTTCACTCCTGCCGATCAGAAATTTGAAATTGGTAAAGCCTTAATGCTTAACGAAGGTAGCGATGTTACTATTGTTGCAACGGGACACCTGGTTTGGGAAGCTTTACTAGCTGCCGAAGAACTGGAAGCTAAAGGAATTAAAGCTGAAGTAATTAACATTCATACAATCAAACCTCTTGACGTACCTGCAATATTGAAATCTGTTGAAAAAACAGGTTGTATTGTTAGTGCAGAAGAGCACAACGTACTTGGTGGACTTGGAGAAAGTGTTGCGAGAGAGTTGTCGCAGGCAAACCCTGTTCCTCAGGAATTTGTTGGAGTAAATGATGTGTTTGGTGAATCAGGAACACCTGCCCAGTTAATGGAAAAATACGGTTTAAATGCCAAAGCTATTGTTGAAGCTGCCGA is drawn from Bacteroidota bacterium and contains these coding sequences:
- a CDS encoding transketolase — its product is MASTQELENFCTQVRRDILRMVHAVNSGHPGGSLGCTEFVSVLYQEVMDHDSDFSMDGNGEDLFFLSNGHTSPLFYSVLARSGYFPVSELSTFRKLGSRLQGHPTTHEGLPGIRMASGSLGQGLSNGIGAAMAKKLNGDDKLVYTLHGDGEIQEGQIWEAAMFAAHNKVDNLIMTIDANGKQIDGETDDVLSLGSIEAKFEAFGWDVMELAEGNNPAKVVEALAEAKLRTGKGKPVCIVMKTEMGNGVDFMMGTHHWHGQAPNDEQLASALAQNPETLGDY
- a CDS encoding transketolase C-terminal domain-containing protein — its product is MTKYIDSGKKDTRSGFGDGFTELGKENENVVGLVADLTPSLKMGEFAKNHPERFFQAGIAEANMIGMAAGLTIGGKIPFAATFANFATGRVYDQIRQAVAYSGKNVKIAASHAGITLGEDGATHQILEDIGLMKMLPGMVVINPCDYNQTKAATKAAAEYEGPVYLRFGRPKVANFTPADQKFEIGKALMLNEGSDVTIVATGHLVWEALLAAEELEAKGIKAEVINIHTIKPLDVPAILKSVEKTGCIVSAEEHNVLGGLGESVARELSQANPVPQEFVGVNDVFGESGTPAQLMEKYGLNAKAIVEAAEKAISRK